In the genome of Candidatus Rokuibacteriota bacterium, the window ACCATGCTTCCCACGGCGAAGGTCGCCACCACGATGGTCGGCGTGATGACGTTCGGCAACACGTGCCGGAACATGATCCGCGCCTCTCCGGCTCCGGCCGCCCGGATCGCCTCCACGAAGTCGCGACTGCGCAGGACCAGGGTCTCGCCACGGACGAGCCGGGCGTAGAGTGTCCAGCCGGTGACGCTCAGGGTGATGACCATGTTGGTCACGCCCGGCCCGCGGCCGGAAACAAACCTGCTGATTTGCCATGGCGTGTTGGCCGCGCGCGCCCGGTGGCGCGAGCGAGTGGTCGCGTACGGCCGCGTGGTCCCCGAGCCCACGGCCTCGACGGTGCCGCTGGCCGCTGCGAACATCTATCTCACCGAGGTGGATGTGATGCTCGGATCCGCTGCTCGATCAGCTCACCCCCCTCGGCGAGGATACAGATCTGGCTTTCCTTCTTGTGGACGTCGATGCCAATATGGCCCATGGCTGGCCTCTCCTCCCTGCGCCGTTGAGCGCGTGTTCTCTCTGTGGGGCAGTCTATGCCACCACGTCGAGCGAGAGGCCAGCCGCTTCATCCTATCTACGCTCCGAACGGGCTGGGGGTCACGTCCGGCGCGCCCAGGGCGGCCACAGCGGCAGCAAGGCCTTGAGCCGCAGGGACCAGGGGTACCCGGCCGCCTCCCAGATCGCCCGGAGGGCGGCGATCACGGCCAGGCTGTACATCGTCGCCCGGCGCCGCGGCGAGCCCGCCGCTCCCGGGGCGGGGCTGGGAGCAGCCGAATGGCGTGCTTCCGGTGACAGCGCGCGACCTGGCAGAACTCGCCCAGGATCCGCCGCTTCTCCGGTCGCGTGGCCTGCCGGTAGCGTTGATAGATGGCTTGCACGTACTCTTGCTTGGCTCGCGCACTCACCATGGCTGTCTCCATAGGTTGAAGAAAGTAGCATCGCAAATGGCGCGACGATTCTCGCTCGGTGACATTTTGGACGGCGCGATACGTGCCTTGACACGCAGCGGAAGACCATGCGACGCTCGCCTGATCCGACTGTGCGGGGGAGGACGGCCATGAGGAAACGAGGCGCCAGGGACAAGAGACAGGCCATCACGCGGCGGACGTTCGTCGAGCTGGGCCTGGCGGCCGGCGCCGCGGCGCTGGTGCCCGGGGGCGGTGCCGCGTCGGCGCAAGCGCCCAGGCGGGGCGGGGTCCTCCGGGTCGCCGTGCCGAGCGCCGCCCGGCGGCTCGATCCCGCCATCCACGGCTCGAACGACGAGTTCATCATCAGCCAGGCGATCTTCAACAACCTCGTCCGGGTCGACGCGAAGCTCAACCCGCAGCCCGAGCTGGCGAGCGGCTGGAGCGTCTCGGACGACGGCAAGACGTGGACCTTCAGGCTGCGAAGGGGCGTGAAGTTCCACCACGGCCGAGAGCTCACGTCGAAGGACGTCGAGTTCACCCTGAAGCGGATCCTCGATCCGGCCACTGCCTCCATCGGGCGGAGCCTCTTCGGGGTCGTCCAGGGCATCGAGACCCCGGATCCCTACACGATCCGGTTCGCATTGAGCGCCCCCTACGGTGACCTGCCGATGATGTTCGGGTCGGTGTACGCGCGGATCCTCCCGTTCGACGCGGCGGGAGAGGTCTCGAAGACGCCGATCGGCACCGGTCCCTTCAAGATGAAGGAGTTCGTCCCGGCCGATCACGTCACGTTGGTCCGTCACACCGAGTACTGGGAGCGCGACGCGGCCGGCAACCAACTCCCCTACGTGGACGAGCTCCGCCAGGTCACGATCCCCGAGCAGGCCGCGCAGATCGCGGCGCTCACGGGCGGCTCCGTCCACATCCTGTTCGAGGCGGCCAGCCAGAGCATCTCGACCCTCAAGGCGGATCCAGGCGTCAAGGTGCTGGAGACGCCGAGCCCCTCCTACCACGAGATCACCATCTGGGTGGATCGGCCTCCGTTCTCGGACCCCCGCGTGATGGCGGCGCTCAAGCACAGCCTCGACCGGGACGCGCTCGTCAAGGCGGCCCTCGGAGGGTTGGGGACGCCCTCCAACGACAACCCGGTCTCCCCCATCAGCCCGTTCTGGGTCGACACCGGCATGAAGACGCGTGACGTCGCGAAGGCGAAGGCCCTCATGGTCGACGCGGGGCACCGCGACGGGCTCGACGTCGAGCTGATCACGTCGCCCGACCGGCCCGGCCTCGTGGAGTTCGCCGTTGGCGTGAAGGAGATGGCGGCCGGGGCCGGCTTCCGCATCAACGTCAAGGCCGTGCCGTGGGACGTCTACACCGCGCAGTACAACCGCAAGCACCCGTTCACCATGCAGAACTGGAACGGCCGGCCCACCATCGACGAGTCGCTCTATCCTTACTACCACTCCAGGGGGAGCTACAAGGAGCTGTACCACTTCTCGAACCCGGAGATGGATCGGCTCCTCGACGACGGCCGCAGGGAGGCCGACCCCAGGAAGCGCAAGAACATCTATGGCCGGGTCCAGCGCATCCTCGTGGACTCGGGGCCGACGGTCATCCCGTACCACCGGCCGTACGTCATGGCCATCCACAGGCGGGTGCAAGGCTACGAGATCCATCCGATCCGGTGGGTGGACGTGCGCCGGACCTGGCTCGGCTAGTCCCGATAAGGTCCCGCCGTCGGCGGACGCAAGGGAATGCCGCTCGGCATCTTCGTCGTCCGCCGACTGCTCTTCTCGGTGCTGGTGCTCTTCCTGGTGTCGATCATCGTCTTCCTGGTGGTCCAGGTCCTGCCGGGGGACGTCGCCGCGATGATCCTCGGCACGGAGGCGACCTTCCAGGACGTCGCCACGCTCCGCGAGAAGCTCGGCCTCAACCGCCCCGCCCACGTCCGCTACGTCGAGTGGCTCGGCGGCGCGCTCAAGGGCGATTGGGGAACGTCGCTCCGGCTGAACCAGCCGGTGGCGCCGCTCCTCCTGTCGCGCCTGCGCAACTCGGCGGTGCTCGCCGGGCTGACGCTGCTCATCGCGGTGCCGCTCGCCGTCGGGCTCGGCGTCTTCGCCGGTCTGCGCCAGGGGCGGCTCGCCGACCGGGTCATCGCCGTGCTCACCCTGATCGGGACCTCGATGCCGGAATTCGTCTGGGGGAGCCTGCTCATCACCGTCTTCGCGTTCTGGCTCCGGTGGCTGCCGCCCGTGGCGCTGATCGAGCCGGGCGAGTCGCTGCTGCAGAACCTCCACTTCCTCGTCCTCCCCATCGCCACCCTGACGCTCGTCATGATGGCCTACACGAGCCGCATGACCCGGACGAGCATGATCGACGTCCTCGAGAAGCCCTACATCCGGACCGCGCGCCTCAAGGGGATCGGCGAGCGGAGCGTCATCCTCCGCCACGCCCTCCGCAACGCCCTCGTCCCCACGATCACGATCGTCGCGATGAACATCGGCTGGCTCATGGGGAGCCTCGTGGTGGTGGAGACCGTCTTCTCCTACCCGGGGCTCGGACGGATGATGCTCTTCGCCGTGAGCAACCGCGACGTCCCGATGCTCCAGATGACCGTGCTCGTCACGGCCGCCGTCTATGCCGCTGCCAACGTCGTCGCCGACGTGCTCTACGCCTATTGCGACCCGCGGGTGCGCTACTGATGACCAGGCTCTGGCGTGCGCCCGACGCCGCCATCGGCGGGGCGCTCCTCCTGATCCACCTCGGCCTCGTGGTCTTCGGCCCGTTCGTCATCCCGTACCCCCACACCGAGTTCCACATGCCCGACGCGCTGGCGCCCCCCTCGGCCAGCTACTGGTTCGGCACCGACCAGTTCGGCCGCGACGTCTTCAGCCGCGTGGTCTACGGCGCGAGCGGCACGCTCGGGCTGTCGGCCGTCGCCACGCTCCTCGGCGTCACGCTCGGCGTCGCGATCGGCATGACGGTGGGGTACCGTGGCGGCACGCTCGACGAGATCGTCATGCGGGTCATGGACGCGCTGCTGTCGTTTCCCTCCCTCCTGCTCGCCATGCTCATCCTCGCCACGCGGGGCCCCGCGCGGATCAACGTCGTCTTCGCCATCATGGTCGTCTTCGTGCCGAGGACGACGCGCGTGCTCCGGAGCGTCACGCTCGGGCTGAGAGGCCTCGAGTTCGTCGAGGCGGCCAAGGTCCGCGGCGAGTCGGCCTTCTACGTCATCACCCGCGAGCTCCTGCCGAGCGCGCGGGGACCGATCGTCGTCGAGCTCGCCATCCGGCTGAGCTTCGCCATCCTCCTCAGCACCTCGCTCGGCTTCATCGGCATCGGCGTGCAGCCGCCCGAGCCCGACTGGGGCCTCATGGTGAGCGAAGGGCGCAACTTCCTGCACACGGCCCCCTGGCTCATCACCTTCCCGGCGCTGGCGATCTCGACCGCCGTCATCGGCGCCAACCTCTTCGGCGACGGCGTCGCGACGCTGGTGGCGTACCGCGGCCGGCGGAGCGATCTCTGATGGCGAGCCAGGCCATCCTCGAGGTGTCGGGCCTCTCGGTCGACTACGCGACCCGGAAGGGCCGCGTGCGCGCCGTGCGGGACGTCTCCTTGCGCATCGGCCAGCGCGAGACCTTCGGCGTGGTCGGCGAGTCGGGCTCCGGCAAGAGCACGCTCGCGTTCGCCCTGATGGGCTACCTGGCGGCGAACGCGCGCGTGACGTCCGGACGCATCGAGTACCGCGGGGACGACCTGCTGGCCATGTCGCGCCGCAGCCTCGACCGCCTGCGCGGGGCGAAGATCGCGATGGTCTACCAGGACCCCATGAGCTCCTTGAACCCGTCCATTCGGGTCGGCGGGCAGATCGCCGAGGTCCTGCTCGCGCACGAGGGCGTCTCGGCGCGCGAGGCCCAGGACGGCGTGCGGCGGCTGCTCGAGGCGGTCAACATGCCGGAGCCGTCGGCCATCGCGCGCCGCTACCCGCACCAGATCAGCGGCGGCCAGCAGCAGCGCGTGTTGATCGCGATGGCGCTCGCCTGCAACCCCGACCTGCTCGTCATGGACGAGCCGACGACGGGGCTCGACGTCACCACCGAGGCGCAGATCCTCGACCTCATCGAGGCGCTCAAGACCCGCTTCTCGTCGGCGATCCTCTACATCAGCCACAACCTCGGCGTGATTGCCCGGGTGAGCGACCGCGTCGGGGTCATGTACGCCGGCGAGATGGTGGAGCAGGGGCCGGTGCGGCAGGTGTTCCGCCGCCAGCTCCACCCCTATACCGCCGCGTTGATGCAGTGCCTGCCGGGCCTCGACTTCGGGCGCAGGTCACGGGCGCTCAGCGTCATCGGCGGGCGGATCCCCGACCTCACCGACCTGCCCGACGCCTGCGCCTTCGCGCCGCGCTGCGCCCATGCGGCCGAGCACTGTCGAGCGGAGCGGCCTGCGCTGATCGCGGTGACGCCCGAGCACGCGAGCCGCTGCTTCTTCTGGGAGGAGCAGGAGCGGACGCGAGCGACGAGCCGGCAGGCGCCCGCGCCCGCGGCGGCCGCCACCCCACGGGCGGCGTCATCGGGGCCGCTCCTCGAGGTCGAGCACCTCACCAAGGCGTACCGGGACGCGCACACGATCCTCGGGCTCTTCGGACGGGCGACGGTCGTCCGTGCGCTCGAGGACGTGAGCCTCGCCCTCAACCCGAACGAGACCCTAGCGGTCGTCGGGGAGAGCGGCTGCGGCAAGACGACGCTCGCCCGCTGCATCGTGGGGCTGGTGGAGCCGACGAGCGGCCGCGTCGAGTTCGCGGGACGCGAGGTGGCGAGGACGGTCGCGGCCCGGAGCCCGGAGCTCCGCCGCCGCCTCCAGATGGTGTTCCAGAATCCCGACTCGACGCTCAACCCGCGCCGCACGATCGCCGAGACCCTCATGCGTCCGCTCGCACTCTTCCGCGGCATGCCGCGCCGGGCGGCCCGCGCGGCGGCCGGCGAGCTGCTCCGCGCCGTGCGACTGGACGAGCACTACCTCGACCGGCTGCCAGACGAGCTGAGCGGAGGGGAGAAGCAGCGCGTCGGCATCGCCCGCGCGTTCGCCACGGACCCGGACCTGATCGTGTGCGACGAGCCGGTCTCGGCGCTCGACGTGTCGGTCCAGGCTGCCATCCTGAACCTCCTCGGCGAGCTGCAGGCGAGGCGGGCGACAGCGTACCTCTTCATCACGCACGACCTCAGCGTCGTCCGGTATCTGGCCGACCGGGTGGCGGTGGTCTACCTCGGCCGGATCTGCGAGACCGGCGCCGCCGAGCAGGTGTTCCTGCCGCCGCACCACCCGTACACGGAGGCGCTCCTCTCGGCGGTGCCGGTCCCGGACCCCGAGGCCACGCTGCAGCCGATCCGGCTCGCGGGCGCCGTGCCGAGCGCCGCGAACCCCCCGCGCGGCTGCGTCTTCCACACGCGCTGCCCGCGCAAGATCGGGCCCATCTGCGAAGATGAGGTGCCGCCCGTCCAGACGGGCGGCTCGGGCCACACCATCGTCTGTCACATCCCGCTCGCCACGCTGGTCGGCTTGCAATCGGAGAGTGCTACCCATGGGTGACACGAGGAGGCTCGCGGAGTTCGTCGCCGGCTTCGAGCTGGAGGCGTGCCCGCGCGAGGTGGTCCATCAGGCGAAGCGCTGCATCGTCGAGACGGTCGGATGCGCCCTCGGCGGGTCCCGGACGCCGCTCACGCTCGCGGCCGCCCGGTCCCTCGACCGGCTCGGCGGCTCGGGGCCCGCCAGCGTGATGGGCCTGGGCCGCCGGACCTCGCCGGACCGCGCTGCGTTCGTCAACGGCGTGTCGGCCAACGCCCTCGATTACGACGGCGGGGTCGTGCTACAGGGGCACTACGGAGGCACGGTGGTGTTCTCCGCCCTGGCGATGGCCGAGCTGACGGAGGCGACCGGCCGCCAGCTGCTCGAGGCGGTCGTCGCCGCGTACGAGGTCACGACGCGCATCGGCGAGGCGACGCGCCCCTCGCCGGAGCACCGGCGCCTCGTCAGCGGGTACGGTCCCCACCAGGGGTTCGCCGCCGTGGTGACGGCCGGCCGGCTCCTCGGGCTCGACGTGGACCGCCTCGTCCACGCCTTCGGCATCTACGGCACCTTCGCCCCGCTCCCCAGCGCCGCGCAGTGGAACTGGCGCAACCGGCCGCTCTCCTGGACGAAGGACATGGTGGCCTGGCCGTCGGTCTCGGGCATCAACGCGGCCCTGCTCGCCGACTCCGGCTTCCTCGGTCCCCGCACGATCCTCGAGGGCGACCGGAGCTTCTGGCGGATGGCCGCCTCCGACCGGTTCGTCCCGGAGGCGCTGCAGGACGGGCTCGGTCAGCGGTTCAACATGCTGAACCTCTACTTCAAGGCCTATCCCACCTGTCGCTGGAACCAGGCGGCGCTCGACGGCATCCGCCAGGTCCTCCGGCGCCGGGGATGGACGGGGAAGGACGTGGCCTCGGTGGAGGTCGGCGTGGCGAGGGCGCTGGTCGACCAGCAGTTCGAGGACTACGAGCCGCGCACCCTCGTCGACGCCCAGTTCAGCATTCCGTACGCGGTCGCCTTGATCCTGCACGGCGAGGCGCCGGGGCCGCACTGGTACGATCCGCCGCTCTTCGACTCGCCGGCCATCCGCGCGACGATGCGCAAGGTCAGCCTGCGGCTCGACGCCGAGATGGAGCGGCTCTTCGTCGAGAAGCGGATGGCGGCGGCGACGGTGACGCTCACCGGGACCGACGGGTCGATCGAGACCGCGCGTGTCGACCACGCGCATGGCAGCGCCGAGTGGCCGATGGACGACGGCGAGCTGGACGAGAAGTTCCGCGGGCTCGCGTCGGGGATCCTCGAGGAGCGGACGGCCAGCCGGCTGCTCGAGCGGATGTGGGATCTCGAGGGCGTCGAGCGCGCGGCGGAGATCGGGGAGCTGGCGCTCGGCGCGAAGGGGGAGGCGGCGTGACGGAATCGGTGGCAGTGCTCAAGCAGCGGCTCTGGCAGGAGATCGACCGGCGGCGCGACGAGCTGGCGCGGCTCTGCGCCGAGGGGCTTCGCATCCCCGCCGAGAACCCGCCGGGCGACACGCGCGCCATCGCCGCGCACTACGCGGCGCTGCTCGAGCGCCGCGGCCTCGCCGTGGAGCGGTTCGAGTCCCGGCCGGGGCGTGTGAGCCTGGTGAGCGTCCAGCCGGGCCGCACGGAGCGGCCTCGCTTCGTCTTCAACGGCCACCTCGATCACTTTCCCGCCGACGATCACGCCCTCTGGTCGTTCCCGCCCTACGGCGGCGAGATCCGCGACGGGAAGATCCTCGGGCGCGGCGTCTCCGACATGCGGGGCGGCCTCACCGCCTCGCTCTTCTCCTTCCTCCTGATCCAGGAGCAGCGCATCCCGCTCAAGGGACCGCTGACGCTCATGCTGGTGGCCGACGAGGAGACCGGCGGCGCCTGGGGGACCGGCTACATCCTCGAGCAGCGTCCCGAGCTGGCCGGCGACGCCTGCCTCATCGGCGAGCCGGAGTCGCCCGACGGGGTCCGGTTGGGGGAGAAGGGGAAGGCGCAGTTCCGCCTCGCCTGCGAGGGGCCCTCCCGCCACGGCGGCCTCGGCACCGGCGACGACCCGGTCATCCGCGTGGCCGCCGCCATCCAGGAGGCGCGGAGGATCGTCGAGCTCGAGGACCACCCGCCGGCGGACCTCCTGCCCGTCCTCGAAGGGATGCAGAGCTACTGGCGGACCGAGCACGACCGCGGCCGGCAGTGGCTCTACCGCCGGCCCTCGATGACCGCCGGCCTGATCCGCGGCGGCATCAAGGTCAACGTCGTCCCGCGCCGCTGCGAGGCGGAGATCGACTGCCGGCTCCCCTTCGGCATCACGCCCGAGGACGTCCGCGCCTTCATGGAGAAACGTCTCGCGGCCGCCGGGCTCACCGACGTCACGTTCGAGTTCCTGCGGCCGGTCTTCACCGCCTCCTACACCTCGCCCGACCACCCGCTCGTCGGCCTGGCGCGCGCGAACGCCGCCGCCGCCACCGGCAAGGAGCCACGGCTCACCGTCACCTTCGCCGCCACCGACGCGCGCTACTTCCGCCCGCGTGGCGTGCCGACCCTCATCTTCGGCCCCCGGCCGAACAACATGGCGGCCCTGGACGAGTTCATCACCGTCGACGACCTCGTGGCCGTCACCAGGGTCCACCTCGCCACCGCCCTCGACGTCCTCGCCGAGCCCGCGC includes:
- a CDS encoding ABC transporter permease subunit codes for the protein MFAAASGTVEAVGSGTTRPYATTRSRHRARAANTPWQISRFVSGRGPGVTNMVITLSVTGWTLYARLVRGETLVLRSRDFVEAIRAAGAGEARIMFRHVLPNVITPTIVVATFAVGSMV
- a CDS encoding ABC transporter substrate-binding protein; amino-acid sequence: MRKRGARDKRQAITRRTFVELGLAAGAAALVPGGGAASAQAPRRGGVLRVAVPSAARRLDPAIHGSNDEFIISQAIFNNLVRVDAKLNPQPELASGWSVSDDGKTWTFRLRRGVKFHHGRELTSKDVEFTLKRILDPATASIGRSLFGVVQGIETPDPYTIRFALSAPYGDLPMMFGSVYARILPFDAAGEVSKTPIGTGPFKMKEFVPADHVTLVRHTEYWERDAAGNQLPYVDELRQVTIPEQAAQIAALTGGSVHILFEAASQSISTLKADPGVKVLETPSPSYHEITIWVDRPPFSDPRVMAALKHSLDRDALVKAALGGLGTPSNDNPVSPISPFWVDTGMKTRDVAKAKALMVDAGHRDGLDVELITSPDRPGLVEFAVGVKEMAAGAGFRINVKAVPWDVYTAQYNRKHPFTMQNWNGRPTIDESLYPYYHSRGSYKELYHFSNPEMDRLLDDGRREADPRKRKNIYGRVQRILVDSGPTVIPYHRPYVMAIHRRVQGYEIHPIRWVDVRRTWLG
- a CDS encoding ABC transporter permease; protein product: MPLGIFVVRRLLFSVLVLFLVSIIVFLVVQVLPGDVAAMILGTEATFQDVATLREKLGLNRPAHVRYVEWLGGALKGDWGTSLRLNQPVAPLLLSRLRNSAVLAGLTLLIAVPLAVGLGVFAGLRQGRLADRVIAVLTLIGTSMPEFVWGSLLITVFAFWLRWLPPVALIEPGESLLQNLHFLVLPIATLTLVMMAYTSRMTRTSMIDVLEKPYIRTARLKGIGERSVILRHALRNALVPTITIVAMNIGWLMGSLVVVETVFSYPGLGRMMLFAVSNRDVPMLQMTVLVTAAVYAAANVVADVLYAYCDPRVRY
- a CDS encoding ABC transporter permease; this translates as MTRLWRAPDAAIGGALLLIHLGLVVFGPFVIPYPHTEFHMPDALAPPSASYWFGTDQFGRDVFSRVVYGASGTLGLSAVATLLGVTLGVAIGMTVGYRGGTLDEIVMRVMDALLSFPSLLLAMLILATRGPARINVVFAIMVVFVPRTTRVLRSVTLGLRGLEFVEAAKVRGESAFYVITRELLPSARGPIVVELAIRLSFAILLSTSLGFIGIGVQPPEPDWGLMVSEGRNFLHTAPWLITFPALAISTAVIGANLFGDGVATLVAYRGRRSDL
- a CDS encoding ABC transporter ATP-binding protein; this translates as MASQAILEVSGLSVDYATRKGRVRAVRDVSLRIGQRETFGVVGESGSGKSTLAFALMGYLAANARVTSGRIEYRGDDLLAMSRRSLDRLRGAKIAMVYQDPMSSLNPSIRVGGQIAEVLLAHEGVSAREAQDGVRRLLEAVNMPEPSAIARRYPHQISGGQQQRVLIAMALACNPDLLVMDEPTTGLDVTTEAQILDLIEALKTRFSSAILYISHNLGVIARVSDRVGVMYAGEMVEQGPVRQVFRRQLHPYTAALMQCLPGLDFGRRSRALSVIGGRIPDLTDLPDACAFAPRCAHAAEHCRAERPALIAVTPEHASRCFFWEEQERTRATSRQAPAPAAAATPRAASSGPLLEVEHLTKAYRDAHTILGLFGRATVVRALEDVSLALNPNETLAVVGESGCGKTTLARCIVGLVEPTSGRVEFAGREVARTVAARSPELRRRLQMVFQNPDSTLNPRRTIAETLMRPLALFRGMPRRAARAAAGELLRAVRLDEHYLDRLPDELSGGEKQRVGIARAFATDPDLIVCDEPVSALDVSVQAAILNLLGELQARRATAYLFITHDLSVVRYLADRVAVVYLGRICETGAAEQVFLPPHHPYTEALLSAVPVPDPEATLQPIRLAGAVPSAANPPRGCVFHTRCPRKIGPICEDEVPPVQTGGSGHTIVCHIPLATLVGLQSESATHG
- a CDS encoding MmgE/PrpD family protein; protein product: MGDTRRLAEFVAGFELEACPREVVHQAKRCIVETVGCALGGSRTPLTLAAARSLDRLGGSGPASVMGLGRRTSPDRAAFVNGVSANALDYDGGVVLQGHYGGTVVFSALAMAELTEATGRQLLEAVVAAYEVTTRIGEATRPSPEHRRLVSGYGPHQGFAAVVTAGRLLGLDVDRLVHAFGIYGTFAPLPSAAQWNWRNRPLSWTKDMVAWPSVSGINAALLADSGFLGPRTILEGDRSFWRMAASDRFVPEALQDGLGQRFNMLNLYFKAYPTCRWNQAALDGIRQVLRRRGWTGKDVASVEVGVARALVDQQFEDYEPRTLVDAQFSIPYAVALILHGEAPGPHWYDPPLFDSPAIRATMRKVSLRLDAEMERLFVEKRMAAATVTLTGTDGSIETARVDHAHGSAEWPMDDGELDEKFRGLASGILEERTASRLLERMWDLEGVERAAEIGELALGAKGEAA
- a CDS encoding M20/M25/M40 family metallo-hydrolase, translated to MTESVAVLKQRLWQEIDRRRDELARLCAEGLRIPAENPPGDTRAIAAHYAALLERRGLAVERFESRPGRVSLVSVQPGRTERPRFVFNGHLDHFPADDHALWSFPPYGGEIRDGKILGRGVSDMRGGLTASLFSFLLIQEQRIPLKGPLTLMLVADEETGGAWGTGYILEQRPELAGDACLIGEPESPDGVRLGEKGKAQFRLACEGPSRHGGLGTGDDPVIRVAAAIQEARRIVELEDHPPADLLPVLEGMQSYWRTEHDRGRQWLYRRPSMTAGLIRGGIKVNVVPRRCEAEIDCRLPFGITPEDVRAFMEKRLAAAGLTDVTFEFLRPVFTASYTSPDHPLVGLARANAAAATGKEPRLTVTFAATDARYFRPRGVPTLIFGPRPNNMAALDEFITVDDLVAVTRVHLATALDVLAEPARP